Proteins from a genomic interval of Coccinella septempunctata chromosome 2, icCocSept1.1, whole genome shotgun sequence:
- the LOC123306501 gene encoding ankyrin-1-like — translation MESSCNYNPVKDAFIYNIVFVWPVQKVAEFFKNKAAKWDFEVNTENSGRKTALDLLVRRKIRSERDNEVIKLLLEFGANPLWKDGDGKTTLCRIMRHKKDTELIIRFLEKVDDINATLDTIGVNALYMAVDTRNVAVLLYIMRRKPNLDITSYRGVSPLHEAASAENPNISRILLENGADVNIRDEDGETPIFAALNRKISMEQIHILLKHGADLKARDNAGRTPLHVLCANEVGIDVNILIVLLHSGADPNAADSMGRTPMECFIRNDATNIYIKHALVVAEMLIGHGARVNVRNGHNQTLLHVASKSGPCTFIKYLIHKGADTNAVNGQGKTFLQLLKHQDPCWRKVLQMLVLKQFMGECDFGDNLQRSIHANVEFSKFVARARRELTLLSDRHTESICPSRFDLLISSEKRAIRLCENEGIKSAMSSMDFADFPIFGYRLEVKYDKSCRRARAAAAAEEFFFEISNGRLNKYAADVIIQFIPTEYLLNVEECYKDMLIRRVRK, via the exons ATGGAAAGTAGCTGTAACTACAATCCTGTAAAAGATGCCTTTATTTATAACATTGTGTTTGTTTGGCCAGTTCAGAAAGTTGCCGAGTTTTTTAAAAACAAGGCAGCCAAATGGGATTTCGAAGTAAATACGGAGAATTCGGGAAGGAAAACAGCCCTAGATCTTCTAGTGAGAAGAAAAATTAGATCAGAGAGGGACAACGAAGTCATCAAACTTCTTCTTGAATTTGGTGCTAACCCGTTGTGGAAAGACGGCGATGGAAAAACAACACTCTGTAGGATTATGCGACATAAGAAGG ATACAGAACTTATAATAAGATTTCTGGAAAAAGTAGACGATATCAACGCCACCCTAGACACAATCGGTGTAAACGCACTTTATATGGCGGTGGATACAAGGAACGTGGCAGTTCTTCTATATATCATGCGAAGGAAACCAAATCTAGACATCACCTCCTACAGAGGAGTCTCCCCACTACACGAGGCAGCATCAGCAGAAAATCCAAATATCTCCAGGATACTGCTGGAAAACGGAGCAGATGTAAACATTCGGGATGAAGATGGTGAGACACCCATCTTCGCCGCACTCAACAGGAAGATTTCTATGGAGCAGATCCACATCCTTTTGAAACACGGAGCTGACCTCAAGGCCAGGGACAACGCTGGAAGAACTCCACTTCATGTGCTCTGTGCAAACGAAGTGGGTATCGATGTTAATATTCTGATAGTTCTCTTGCATTCAGGAGCCGACCCTAATGCCGCTGACTCAATGGGAAGAACACCTATGGAGTGTTTCATTAGAAACGATGCAACAAACATATATATAAAACATGCTCTGGTGGTGGCGGAGATGCTGATTGGACACGGTGCGCGAGTGAACGTAAGGAATGGACATAACCAGACGCTGCTTCACGTTGCATCTAAGTCGGGCCCTTGCACGTTCATCAAGTACCTGATCCATAAAGGAGCCGACACGAACGCTGTTAATGGACAGGGCAAGACGTTCTTGCAGCTTCTTAAACACCAAGATCCATGCTGGAGAAAGGTACTGCAAATGCTAGTGTTGAAGCAGTTCATGGGTGAATGCGATTTTGGCGACAACCTCCAGCGCTCGATCCACGCCAACGTCGAATTTTCGAAATTCGTGGCGAGAGCTAGAAGGGAACTGACCCTGTTGAGTGATCGCCACACGGAGAGCATTTGTCCGTCTCGGTTCGACCTCCTCATCTCCAGTGAGAAAAGAGCGATTAGGCTGTGTGAAAATGAGGGTATCAAGTCGGCAATGTCCAGCATGGACTTCGCGGATTTCCCTATATTCGGCTATAGACTTGAAGTGAAATACGATAAATCCTGTAGAAGGGCTAGGGCTGCAGCTGCAGCCGAAGAATTCTTCTTCGAGATATCGAATGGTCGGTTGAACAAATATGCGGCTGATGTTATAATTCAGTTCATCCCTACTGAATATCTGTTAAATGTCGAGGAGTGTTATAAAGATATGTTGATACGGAGAGTGCGAAAGTGA